One genomic region from Hoeflea algicola encodes:
- a CDS encoding aspartate aminotransferase family protein has product MSNRLNTTPNDLRAFWMPFTANRQFKQNPRMMVAAKDMHFTSSDGRQILDGTAGLWCVNAGHCRPKITEAIRQQAGELDYAPAFQMGHPKAFELANRLVDIAPEGMNHVLFTNSGSESVETALKVALAYHRTKGEGARSRLIGRERGYHGVNFGGISVGGIVSNRKMFGTLLTGVDHMPHTHLPGQNAFTKGQPEHGGDIASELERIVTLHDASTIAAVIVEPVAGSTGVLIPPVGYLKKLREICTKHGILLIFDEVITGFGRLGSPFAAQHYDVMPDIITTAKGLTNGVIPMGAVFVTSEIHDAFMQGPEHMIEFMHGYTYSGNPIASAAALATLDTYKEEGLLTRAAEIAPYWEEQLHSLRDCPHVIDIRNTGLIGAIELEPIAGEPTKRAFSAFLKAYEDGLLIRTTGDIIALSPPLIISKDQIDELFDKLRKVLEGID; this is encoded by the coding sequence ATGTCCAACCGGCTCAACACCACCCCAAACGATCTTCGCGCGTTCTGGATGCCGTTTACCGCCAACCGCCAGTTCAAGCAGAACCCGCGCATGATGGTCGCAGCCAAGGACATGCATTTCACCTCCTCTGACGGACGCCAGATCCTCGACGGCACCGCCGGCCTGTGGTGCGTCAATGCCGGCCACTGCCGCCCGAAGATCACCGAAGCAATCCGCCAGCAGGCAGGCGAACTTGATTATGCGCCGGCGTTCCAGATGGGGCACCCGAAGGCATTCGAACTAGCCAACCGGCTGGTCGACATCGCGCCTGAAGGCATGAACCATGTGCTGTTTACCAATTCCGGCTCGGAATCGGTGGAAACGGCGCTTAAGGTGGCGCTGGCCTATCACCGCACCAAGGGCGAAGGCGCCCGCAGCCGCTTGATCGGTCGTGAACGCGGCTACCACGGCGTCAATTTCGGCGGCATCTCGGTTGGCGGCATCGTCTCCAACCGCAAGATGTTCGGCACGCTGCTCACCGGCGTCGATCACATGCCGCACACCCACCTGCCGGGCCAGAATGCCTTTACCAAGGGTCAGCCCGAACATGGTGGCGACATCGCTTCCGAATTGGAACGCATCGTCACGCTGCATGACGCTTCCACTATTGCTGCCGTCATCGTCGAACCGGTAGCAGGCTCCACCGGCGTGTTGATCCCGCCAGTCGGATACCTCAAGAAGCTGCGCGAGATCTGCACCAAGCACGGCATCCTGCTGATTTTCGATGAAGTTATCACCGGTTTCGGCCGCCTCGGCTCACCGTTTGCAGCCCAGCATTACGATGTCATGCCCGACATCATCACCACCGCCAAGGGATTGACCAACGGTGTCATCCCGATGGGCGCGGTGTTCGTGACCTCGGAAATCCACGATGCCTTCATGCAGGGCCCCGAGCACATGATCGAGTTCATGCACGGCTACACCTATTCGGGCAACCCGATTGCCTCGGCCGCGGCACTGGCCACGCTCGACACCTACAAGGAAGAAGGGCTGCTCACCCGCGCCGCCGAGATCGCGCCCTACTGGGAAGAGCAGCTGCATTCATTGAGAGATTGCCCGCATGTCATCGATATCCGCAACACCGGCCTGATCGGCGCCATCGAACTTGAACCGATTGCCGGCGAGCCGACAAAACGCGCCTTCAGCGCCTTCCTCAAGGCCTATGAAGACGGTTTGCTGATCCGTACCACCGGTGACATCATCGCGCTGTCGCCGCCGTTGATCATCTCCAAGGACCAGATTGATGAGCTGTTCGACAAGCTGCGCAAAGTGCTCGAAGGGATCGACTGA
- a CDS encoding Zn-dependent hydrolase produces MSVPAANLRINADRLWDSLMDMAKIGPGIAGGNNRQTLTDEDGEGRKLFQRWCEQADLTMAVDTMGNMFMTRPGTDPDALPVYVGSHLDTQPTGGKYDGVLGVLGGLELVRTLNDLDIKTRHPIVVVNWTNEEGTRFAPAMLASGVFAGVIEQDWAYDRTDAKGKRFGDELERIGWKGDEEVGARKMHAFFELHIEQGPILEAQKKDIGVVTHGQGLRWIQCTVTGKESHTGSTPMPMRKNAGRGLAQITELVHTIAMDNAPNAVGAIGHIDVYPNSRNIIPGKVVFTVDFRSHELDRMNGMVDRLMAEAPKLCEAIGVGFEAEIVGQFDPPEFDHNCVKAVRDAAERLGYSHMDIISGAGHDACWVNRVAPTAMVMCPCVDGLSHNEAEDISKEWAAAGVDVLMHAVVETAEVVE; encoded by the coding sequence ATGTCCGTACCCGCCGCAAACCTCAGGATCAACGCCGACCGGCTGTGGGATTCGCTCATGGACATGGCCAAGATCGGCCCCGGTATCGCCGGCGGCAACAACCGCCAGACGTTGACTGACGAGGATGGCGAGGGACGCAAGTTGTTTCAGCGCTGGTGCGAGCAGGCCGACCTGACCATGGCCGTCGACACCATGGGCAACATGTTCATGACCCGTCCCGGAACCGATCCGGATGCACTGCCGGTTTATGTGGGCAGCCACCTCGACACCCAGCCCACCGGCGGCAAGTATGACGGCGTACTCGGCGTGCTCGGCGGCCTGGAACTGGTTCGCACGCTCAATGATCTCGACATCAAGACCCGGCACCCGATCGTGGTGGTCAACTGGACCAACGAGGAAGGCACACGCTTTGCCCCGGCAATGCTGGCGTCCGGTGTTTTCGCCGGCGTGATCGAACAGGACTGGGCCTACGACCGGACCGACGCCAAGGGCAAGCGCTTTGGCGACGAGCTCGAGCGCATCGGCTGGAAGGGCGACGAGGAAGTCGGTGCCCGCAAGATGCATGCGTTTTTCGAGCTGCACATCGAGCAAGGGCCGATTCTCGAGGCCCAGAAAAAGGATATTGGCGTGGTTACCCACGGCCAGGGGCTGCGCTGGATCCAGTGCACGGTCACCGGCAAGGAAAGCCACACCGGCTCGACCCCTATGCCGATGCGCAAGAATGCCGGCCGCGGGCTCGCCCAGATCACCGAACTGGTGCACACGATCGCCATGGACAACGCCCCCAACGCGGTGGGCGCCATCGGCCACATTGATGTCTATCCCAATTCGCGCAACATCATCCCCGGCAAGGTGGTCTTTACCGTCGATTTCCGCAGCCATGAACTCGACCGCATGAACGGCATGGTCGACCGCTTGATGGCCGAAGCGCCGAAACTTTGCGAAGCGATTGGCGTCGGTTTCGAGGCTGAAATCGTCGGCCAGTTCGATCCGCCGGAATTCGACCACAACTGCGTCAAGGCCGTGCGCGACGCCGCCGAACGGCTTGGCTATTCGCACATGGATATCATTTCCGGCGCCGGCCACGACGCCTGCTGGGTCAACCGCGTGGCGCCAACGGCCATGGTGATGTGCCCTTGCGTCGACGGGCTGTCGCACAATGAGGCCGAGGACATTTCCAAGGAATGGGCCGCCGCCGGCGTCGACGTACTGATGCATGCAGTGGTCGAAACCGCCGAGGTGGTGGAGTGA
- a CDS encoding class II aldolase/adducin family protein, with protein sequence MNNPVNVIPLDRGDESQLRVDLAAALRLAAHFEWHEGVANHFSAAVSADGKKFLINPRWKHFSRARASQLLLVDADDSETMNRPDAPDPSAWSIHSAIHRRVPHARVALHLHPPYATTLATLKDPSIKPLDQVTARFFNRLAIDMEFGGIASEEAEGERIAASIGNHSSVMMANHGVTTVAPTVAEAFDAMYHLERAARTMVLAYSTGQPLNVMSDEMAESVAREWDTYKDAEFSHFEEMKQVLDEENPGYAD encoded by the coding sequence ATGAACAACCCGGTAAACGTAATTCCGCTGGATCGCGGTGACGAGAGCCAGTTGCGCGTCGACCTCGCCGCGGCCCTCAGGCTCGCGGCCCATTTCGAGTGGCACGAGGGCGTTGCCAATCATTTCTCCGCCGCGGTTTCGGCCGATGGCAAGAAATTCCTGATCAATCCGCGCTGGAAGCATTTTTCCCGCGCCCGGGCCAGTCAGTTGCTGCTGGTCGATGCCGACGACAGCGAGACCATGAACCGGCCCGACGCGCCCGATCCTTCGGCCTGGTCGATCCATTCAGCCATTCACCGCCGAGTGCCGCATGCCCGTGTGGCGCTGCATCTGCACCCGCCTTACGCAACTACGCTCGCGACACTGAAAGATCCCTCGATCAAGCCGCTCGATCAGGTCACTGCACGGTTCTTCAACCGGCTGGCCATCGACATGGAGTTTGGCGGCATCGCCAGCGAGGAAGCCGAGGGCGAGCGCATTGCCGCCTCGATCGGCAATCATTCCAGCGTCATGATGGCCAATCACGGCGTTACCACGGTTGCCCCCACGGTGGCCGAAGCCTTTGACGCCATGTACCATCTCGAGCGCGCCGCGCGGACCATGGTGCTGGCCTACTCCACCGGCCAGCCCCTCAATGTGATGAGTGACGAGATGGCCGAATCAGTTGCCCGCGAATGGGACACCTACAAGGACGCCGAGTTTTCCCATTTCGAGGAAATGAAACAGGTTCTGGACGAGGAGAACCCCGGCTACGCCGACTGA
- the hydA gene encoding dihydropyrimidinase, whose amino-acid sequence MSTTVIKNGTIVTADLTYKADVMIEGGVITAIGPNLVGDKSLDATGCYVMPGGIDPHTHLEMPFMGTYSTDDFESGTRAALAGGTTMVIDFALPAPGQSLLEALTMWDNKSTRAHCDYSFHMAITWWGEQVFNEMETVVKEKGITTFKHFMAYKGALMVDDDEMYSSFSRVGELGGIAMVHAENGDVVAQLQQKLLAEGNNGPEAHAYSRPAEVEGEATNRAIMIADMAGTPLYVVHTSCEQSHEAIRRARQKGMRVWGEPLIQHLTLDESEYANPDWDHAARRVMSPPFRNKMHQDSLWAGLSAGSLQVVATDHCAFSTEQKRYGVGDFTKIPNGTGGLEDRMPMLWTYGVATGRLTMNEFVAVTSTNIAKILNTYPKKGAVLVGADADLVVWDPEKSKTISAKTQQSAIDYNVFEGKQVKGLPRYTLTRGRVAIDDGEVKPQEGHGEFVARKPVTATNKALSTWKEVSSPRKVERKGIPATGV is encoded by the coding sequence ATGAGCACCACCGTCATCAAGAACGGCACAATTGTCACCGCCGATCTGACCTACAAGGCAGACGTGATGATCGAGGGAGGTGTCATCACCGCCATCGGCCCCAACCTCGTCGGCGACAAGTCGCTCGACGCCACCGGCTGCTATGTCATGCCCGGCGGCATTGACCCGCATACCCATCTCGAAATGCCGTTCATGGGCACCTATTCGACCGATGATTTCGAAAGCGGCACCCGCGCAGCACTCGCCGGCGGCACCACCATGGTGATCGATTTCGCCCTGCCCGCGCCCGGTCAGTCGCTGCTTGAAGCGCTGACCATGTGGGACAACAAATCGACCCGCGCCCATTGCGATTACTCTTTCCACATGGCGATCACCTGGTGGGGCGAGCAGGTGTTCAACGAGATGGAAACGGTCGTCAAGGAAAAGGGCATCACCACCTTCAAGCATTTCATGGCCTACAAGGGTGCGCTGATGGTGGATGACGACGAGATGTATTCCTCTTTCAGCCGCGTTGGCGAACTCGGCGGCATCGCCATGGTTCATGCCGAAAACGGCGACGTGGTGGCACAACTGCAGCAAAAGCTTCTGGCCGAAGGCAACAACGGCCCTGAGGCCCACGCCTATTCCCGTCCGGCCGAAGTCGAGGGTGAAGCCACCAACCGCGCCATCATGATCGCCGACATGGCGGGCACCCCGCTTTATGTGGTGCACACATCCTGCGAACAATCCCACGAAGCCATCCGCCGCGCCCGCCAGAAGGGCATGCGGGTGTGGGGCGAGCCGCTGATCCAGCATCTGACGCTGGACGAAAGCGAATACGCCAATCCCGATTGGGACCATGCCGCACGCCGGGTGATGAGCCCTCCGTTCCGCAACAAAATGCATCAGGATTCGCTCTGGGCCGGACTGTCGGCAGGATCGTTGCAGGTGGTCGCCACCGACCATTGCGCCTTCTCCACCGAGCAGAAGCGCTATGGCGTCGGTGATTTCACAAAAATCCCCAACGGCACCGGTGGACTTGAAGACCGCATGCCGATGCTCTGGACCTATGGCGTTGCCACCGGCCGGCTGACCATGAACGAGTTCGTCGCCGTCACCTCGACCAACATCGCCAAGATCCTCAACACCTACCCGAAAAAGGGTGCGGTGCTGGTTGGCGCCGATGCCGATCTGGTGGTCTGGGATCCGGAAAAGTCCAAGACCATTTCGGCCAAGACACAGCAGTCGGCGATCGATTACAACGTCTTTGAAGGCAAGCAGGTCAAGGGCCTGCCGCGTTACACCCTGACTCGCGGTCGCGTCGCCATTGACGATGGCGAAGTCAAGCCGCAGGAAGGCCACGGCGAATTCGTCGCCCGTAAGCCGGTTACCGCCACCAACAAGGCGCTGTCGACCTGGAAGGAAGTCTCCTCGCCGCGCAAGGTCGAACGCAAAGGCATCCCTGCAACCGGGGTGTAA
- a CDS encoding ABC transporter ATP-binding protein encodes MNETVITAQNLDLTFQTNDGPVHALKDITFDIAEGEFVSLIGPSGCGKTTLLRVIADLEQPTGGTVTVNGMTPEEARLARAYGYVFQQAALFPWRTIKDNIALPLEVMGLDRATRDARIAANMELVNLTGFEQKFPWQLSGGMQQRASIARALAVEPHMLLMDEPFGALDEIVRDHLNEQLLKLWAKTKKTVVFVTHSIPEAVFLSTKIVVMSPRPGRIHEIIDCNLGDDRPLDIRETPEFLEIAHRVREGLRAGHSYDE; translated from the coding sequence ATGAATGAAACGGTCATTACTGCCCAAAATCTGGACCTAACCTTCCAGACCAATGACGGGCCTGTGCACGCGCTCAAGGACATCACCTTCGACATCGCCGAGGGCGAATTCGTCTCGTTGATCGGCCCGTCGGGCTGCGGCAAGACCACGCTGCTCAGGGTCATTGCCGATCTCGAGCAGCCCACCGGCGGCACGGTGACCGTCAATGGCATGACCCCCGAAGAAGCGCGGCTGGCGCGGGCCTATGGCTATGTGTTCCAGCAGGCGGCGCTGTTTCCTTGGCGCACCATCAAGGACAACATCGCACTGCCGCTGGAAGTGATGGGGCTCGACAGGGCCACCCGTGACGCCCGCATTGCCGCCAATATGGAACTGGTCAACCTGACCGGGTTTGAACAGAAATTCCCCTGGCAGCTCTCCGGCGGCATGCAGCAGCGCGCCTCGATCGCCCGGGCGCTCGCCGTCGAACCGCATATGCTTTTGATGGATGAGCCGTTCGGTGCGCTTGACGAGATCGTCCGCGACCATCTCAACGAACAGCTTCTCAAGCTCTGGGCCAAGACCAAGAAAACTGTTGTGTTTGTCACCCACTCGATTCCCGAGGCCGTGTTCCTGTCGACCAAGATCGTGGTGATGAGCCCGCGCCCGGGCCGGATTCACGAAATCATCGATTGCAATCTCGGCGATGACCGGCCGCTCGATATCCGCGAAACGCCGGAATTTTTGGAAATCGCCCATCGGGTCCGCGAAGGCCTGCGCGCGGGGCACAGCTATGATGAGTAG
- a CDS encoding ABC transporter permease has translation MTDHSFIKHRLFPVGTILLAIVAIWYAFVVPMNAPFQRDLDRRAGVTSTTAEFLVKTMTQPKPTLPAPHQVAANLWKNTLMVKPWSKRSLIYHSWITLSATLLGFAMGTALGVAIAIGIVHIPALDRSFLPWIITSQTIPIIAVAPMIIVLMSSIGITGLLPKALISTYLSFFPVAVGMVKGLRSPDVLHLDMMRTYSATPMQTLWKLRLPASMPFFFASMKVAVAASLIGAIVGELPTGAVAGIGSKLLAGSYYSQTIDVFAALIAGSVVAILLVTAVDVIGRIVSIRMGAKTP, from the coding sequence ATGACCGACCACAGCTTCATCAAGCACCGATTGTTTCCGGTGGGGACGATCCTGCTCGCCATTGTTGCGATCTGGTATGCCTTCGTCGTGCCGATGAACGCGCCGTTCCAGCGCGATCTCGACCGCCGTGCAGGCGTGACCTCGACCACTGCTGAATTCCTGGTCAAGACCATGACCCAGCCGAAACCGACCCTTCCGGCGCCGCATCAGGTGGCGGCAAATCTCTGGAAGAACACGCTGATGGTCAAACCCTGGTCAAAGCGCTCTCTGATCTACCATTCATGGATCACGCTGTCGGCGACGTTGCTCGGCTTCGCCATGGGCACCGCACTTGGCGTGGCGATCGCCATCGGCATCGTCCATATCCCGGCGCTCGACCGCTCGTTCCTGCCCTGGATCATCACCTCGCAGACGATCCCCATCATTGCGGTGGCGCCGATGATCATCGTGCTGATGTCATCGATCGGCATCACCGGGCTCTTGCCCAAGGCGCTGATCTCGACCTATCTGTCGTTTTTCCCGGTGGCCGTCGGCATGGTCAAAGGCTTGCGCTCGCCCGATGTGCTGCATCTCGACATGATGCGGACCTACTCGGCCACACCGATGCAGACCCTGTGGAAACTGCGGCTCCCGGCCTCGATGCCGTTCTTCTTCGCGTCGATGAAAGTCGCCGTTGCCGCCAGCCTGATCGGCGCCATTGTCGGTGAATTGCCGACCGGCGCGGTTGCCGGCATCGGTTCCAAACTGCTGGCCGGTTCCTATTACAGCCAGACCATCGACGTGTTCGCCGCCCTTATCGCCGGTTCGGTTGTCGCCATATTGCTGGTCACCGCCGTTGATGTTATCGGCCGGATTGTCAGCATTCGCATGGGAGCGAAAACCCCATGA
- a CDS encoding ABC transporter permease translates to MTLFRPNWQALLSLLATLYSLTAVPFTATMNGSSSYLVIALLLLGAIGSMLRLSAMLEIAILVVSSLGAAALLIGGLTDATGTANAGYFAGLTAAWLLGWRLVTVLSGDGRNLGTLSSLLVPTLFGIWVLILWEAIVRGTGIPFVLLPPPSAIAVRVTTSTSILMADFNQTVLKAVLFGYIVGSLTGFIVAILADRYRFLANGLLPVGNMASALPMIGVAPVMVIWFGFDWQSKAAVVVVMTFFPMLVNTIAGLASAGEMERDLMRTYASTRWQSLFKLRLPAAMPFIFNALKINSTLALIGAIVAEFFGTPVVGMGFRISTEVGRMNLDMVWAEIALAAVVGSLFYGALALLERAVTFWHPSYRR, encoded by the coding sequence ATGACCCTGTTCCGACCCAACTGGCAGGCGCTTCTGTCCCTGCTCGCAACGCTCTACAGCCTGACGGCCGTGCCATTCACGGCGACAATGAACGGATCGTCGTCCTACCTGGTCATCGCCCTGTTGTTGCTTGGTGCGATCGGCTCGATGCTGCGGCTTAGCGCCATGCTTGAAATCGCCATTCTGGTCGTCTCAAGCCTTGGTGCCGCAGCCTTGCTGATCGGTGGCCTGACGGATGCAACCGGCACTGCCAATGCGGGCTATTTCGCGGGTCTCACCGCGGCGTGGCTGCTGGGCTGGCGGCTGGTGACGGTGCTGTCCGGCGATGGCCGCAATCTCGGCACGCTGAGTTCGCTGCTGGTGCCCACCCTGTTCGGCATCTGGGTGCTGATTCTCTGGGAAGCCATCGTCCGCGGCACCGGCATACCCTTCGTGCTGCTGCCGCCACCGTCAGCCATCGCAGTCAGGGTCACCACCTCGACGTCGATCCTGATGGCGGACTTCAACCAGACCGTCCTCAAGGCGGTGCTGTTCGGCTACATTGTCGGGTCGCTGACCGGGTTCATCGTCGCCATTCTCGCCGACCGCTACCGGTTCCTCGCCAACGGCCTGCTGCCGGTCGGCAACATGGCCTCGGCACTGCCGATGATCGGTGTCGCTCCGGTCATGGTCATCTGGTTCGGTTTCGACTGGCAGTCCAAGGCCGCCGTGGTCGTGGTCATGACTTTCTTCCCGATGCTGGTCAACACCATCGCCGGGCTTGCCAGTGCCGGGGAAATGGAACGCGACCTGATGCGAACCTACGCCTCAACCCGCTGGCAATCGCTGTTTAAGCTGCGGCTGCCGGCGGCGATGCCGTTCATCTTCAACGCCCTCAAGATCAACTCCACGCTGGCGCTGATCGGCGCCATCGTCGCCGAGTTCTTCGGCACGCCGGTGGTCGGTATGGGCTTTCGTATTTCGACCGAAGTCGGTCGAATGAATCTCGACATGGTCTGGGCCGAAATCGCGCTTGCGGCCGTTGTCGGGTCACTGTTCTATGGGGCGCTCGCACTTCTCGAGCGCGCCGTCACATTTTGGCATCCGAGCTATCGCAGGTGA
- a CDS encoding ABC transporter substrate-binding protein — protein MKKTIGITMALAVTLMAGAASAADQVTLQLKWVAQAQFAGYYVAQDKGFYEEAGLDVEIKPGGPDIAPEQVIAGGGADVIVDWMGGALAAREKGVGLVNIAQPYKKAGMELVCPADGPIQTVDDFKGHTLGVWFYGNEYPFYAWMNKLGLSTEGGEDGVTVLKQSFDVQPLIQKQADCISVMTYNEYWQLMDAGYKPEDLIVFNYTEMGNDLLEDGLYTLEENLEDPAYVDKMVRFVKASMKGWAYATAHPDEAAAIIIDNGGQDENHQKRMMGEVAKLIGEPDAKLIPEAYERTAKALLDQKIITKEPEGAWTSVVTDKMKM, from the coding sequence ATGAAAAAGACTATCGGAATTACAATGGCTCTCGCCGTGACACTGATGGCAGGAGCGGCAAGTGCCGCTGATCAGGTGACGCTGCAGCTCAAGTGGGTCGCCCAGGCACAGTTTGCAGGCTACTACGTTGCCCAGGACAAGGGTTTTTATGAAGAAGCCGGCCTCGACGTCGAAATCAAGCCCGGCGGTCCGGATATCGCCCCCGAACAGGTGATTGCCGGCGGTGGCGCCGACGTGATTGTCGACTGGATGGGCGGCGCGCTTGCTGCCCGCGAAAAGGGCGTCGGTCTGGTCAACATCGCCCAGCCCTACAAGAAGGCTGGCATGGAACTGGTCTGCCCGGCCGACGGTCCGATCCAGACCGTGGACGATTTCAAGGGCCACACCCTGGGCGTCTGGTTCTACGGCAATGAATATCCGTTCTACGCCTGGATGAACAAGCTCGGCCTGTCCACCGAAGGCGGCGAGGATGGCGTTACCGTTCTCAAGCAGAGCTTTGACGTGCAGCCGTTGATCCAGAAGCAGGCAGACTGCATCTCGGTCATGACCTACAACGAGTACTGGCAGCTGATGGACGCCGGCTACAAGCCGGAAGACCTGATCGTTTTCAATTACACGGAAATGGGCAACGACCTGTTGGAAGACGGCCTGTACACGCTTGAGGAAAACCTCGAGGATCCGGCCTATGTCGACAAGATGGTTCGTTTCGTGAAAGCATCGATGAAGGGCTGGGCCTATGCCACTGCCCATCCCGATGAAGCCGCAGCCATTATCATCGACAATGGCGGCCAGGACGAAAACCACCAGAAGCGCATGATGGGCGAAGTCGCCAAGCTGATCGGTGAGCCGGATGCCAAGCTCATTCCGGAAGCCTATGAGCGTACCGCCAAGGCGCTGCTCGATCAGAAGATCATCACCAAGGAGCCGGAAGGCGCCTGGACTTCGGTGGTCACCGACAAGATGAAGATGTAA
- the ade gene encoding adenine deaminase, protein MSTLGMKIDQGAGKVPADIVLKGGRLFDLTTGTLREGDIAICGDRIVGTLETYSGVEEIDISGKTVVPGFIDTHLHIESSLVTPHEFDRCVLPRGITTAICDPHEIANVIGAKGIRYFLDCAVQTIMDIRVQLSSCVPATHLETAGARLDIEDLLPFRDHPQVIGLAEFMNFPGVLAKDPACMAKLEAFQGGHIDGHAPLLRGLGLNGYLAAGIRTEHESTTAEEALEKMSKGMHILVREGSVSRDLDALIPIITERNSPFLALCTDDRNPLDIAEHGHLDYMIRHAIAHGVEPLAIYRAASISAARAFGLSDRGLVAPGWRADLVVLDSLEDCNAEMVFSAGRRVTDALFAARAVTELVGTDSVRAPKVTATSFTVRKNRSETPVIGIVPGKIITERRDLDLAIDNGEKQIDLSRDILKISVIERHGKNGNIATGFVQGFGLKRGAIASTVGHDSHNICVVGASETDMAVAANRLSEIRGGFVVAENGKVVAEIALPVAGLMSDQPYEWVRETLIPLREAAKALGGTLDEPFLQLAFLPLPVIPHLKISDRGMIDVDAFEIIDP, encoded by the coding sequence ATGAGCACACTCGGCATGAAGATCGATCAAGGCGCAGGCAAGGTGCCCGCCGACATCGTCCTGAAGGGTGGAAGACTGTTCGACCTGACCACAGGCACCCTGCGCGAGGGCGACATCGCCATCTGCGGCGACCGCATCGTCGGCACGCTGGAAACCTATTCCGGTGTCGAGGAAATCGACATTTCCGGCAAGACTGTCGTGCCGGGTTTCATCGACACCCATCTGCACATCGAGAGCTCGCTCGTTACCCCGCATGAATTTGACCGCTGCGTGCTGCCGCGCGGCATCACCACGGCGATCTGCGATCCGCATGAAATCGCCAACGTGATCGGCGCAAAGGGCATCCGCTATTTCCTCGATTGCGCGGTCCAGACCATCATGGACATCCGTGTCCAGCTCTCAAGCTGTGTGCCAGCCACCCATCTCGAGACCGCCGGCGCCCGGCTTGATATCGAGGACCTGCTGCCGTTCCGCGACCACCCACAGGTGATCGGCCTCGCCGAGTTCATGAATTTTCCCGGCGTGCTCGCCAAGGATCCGGCCTGCATGGCCAAGCTCGAGGCTTTCCAGGGCGGCCATATCGACGGCCACGCGCCCTTGTTGCGCGGACTGGGCCTGAACGGCTACCTCGCTGCCGGCATTCGCACCGAGCACGAATCCACCACCGCCGAGGAAGCGCTCGAGAAGATGTCCAAGGGCATGCATATTCTGGTGCGCGAAGGCTCGGTCTCGCGCGATCTCGATGCGCTGATCCCGATCATCACCGAGCGTAACTCACCCTTCCTGGCGCTGTGCACCGACGACCGCAATCCGCTCGATATCGCCGAACACGGCCATCTCGACTACATGATCCGCCACGCCATCGCCCATGGCGTCGAGCCCTTGGCGATCTACCGCGCCGCTTCGATTTCCGCCGCGCGCGCCTTCGGGCTCAGCGACCGAGGGCTGGTGGCGCCGGGCTGGCGCGCCGACCTGGTGGTGCTCGACAGCCTCGAAGATTGCAATGCCGAGATGGTATTTTCCGCCGGCCGTCGTGTCACCGACGCATTATTTGCTGCCCGTGCCGTGACGGAACTGGTCGGCACCGACAGCGTCCGCGCGCCAAAAGTAACGGCGACATCGTTCACGGTGCGCAAGAACCGCAGCGAAACGCCGGTGATCGGCATTGTTCCCGGCAAGATCATTACAGAGCGCCGCGATCTCGACCTCGCTATCGACAATGGCGAAAAGCAGATCGACCTGAGCCGCGATATCCTCAAGATCTCGGTGATCGAACGCCATGGCAAGAATGGCAACATCGCCACCGGTTTCGTTCAGGGGTTTGGGCTCAAGCGCGGCGCCATTGCCTCCACCGTCGGCCATGACAGCCACAACATCTGCGTTGTCGGCGCCTCCGAGACAGATATGGCTGTGGCCGCCAACCGCTTGAGCGAAATCCGCGGCGGCTTCGTCGTCGCCGAGAACGGCAAGGTGGTCGCCGAAATCGCTCTGCCCGTGGCCGGCCTGATGAGCGACCAGCCCTATGAATGGGTGCGCGAAACGCTGATTCCGCTGCGCGAGGCCGCAAAGGCACTCGGCGGCACGCTCGACGAGCCATTCCTGCAGCTGGCCTTCCTGCCGCTGCCGGTAATCCCGCATCTGAAAATTTCCGACCGCGGCATGATCGATGTCGATGCCTTCGAGATCATCGATCCTTAG